ACGGAAGCATCATCCTTGACAATGACAACAATGAACTGAAACGTTTTCATGTGAGGGACGGCCACGGCATCAAGATGCTCGTCGGGGCGGGGATGAGGGTCGCCATCATAACGGGACGGTATTCCCAGGTCGTTGAGAGGAGGGCTCGCGAGCTGGGGATAACCGATATATATCAGCGATGTCTCGTAAAGACCGTTGCCTTCGATGATCTCATCGAAAAGCTGAAGGTGAGCAGCGAAGAGGTAGCTTACGTGGGCGATGATGTCGTCGATATCCCGATCTTCAGAAGGGTGGGTCTGCCCATCGCCGTAAGTGACGCAGCAGAGGAAGCAAAGGACTATGCGCTCATGATTACGAGAAACCCGGGAGGCAGGGGTGCGGTCCGTGAAGTCTGTGACCTTCTCCTGAGATCGACAGGCCGCTGGGAATCGATAATCGGAGAGTATCTTGAGGCTTAATCTGCCCACGCTCCTGACGCTCAGCAGGATTGTGGTGATACCCTTCTTTGTCATGGTTACCCCCTACAATCCGGTCCTCGGTGCGATCATCTTCAGTGTGGCTTCGGTTACCGATTTTCTCGACGGCTACCTTGCGAGAAAGACGGGACAGATAACAACGTTCGGCATTATCCTCGATCCCATTGCGGATAAGTTTCTCGTTATATCTGCCCTTATTCTCCTCGTGGACATGGCTAGGCTTTCGGCGTGGATAGCGATCGTCATTATCGTGAGGGAGTTCCTCGTGACCGGTCTCAGGGCGGTTGCCCTTTCAAAGGATATCGTGATACCTGCGGAAGTGGGCGGAAAACTGAAGACCTTTTGCCAGATTACGGCTATCCTCTGCCTCATCCTTGATGTGAATGTCTTCGGCTTTGACCTTTACGATGCCGGTATCATCGCTATCTGGATAGCCCTGATCCTGTCCGTTGTTTCAGGGTTTCAGTATACCCTATCATTCTGGAAAAGGATCTGAAAGCCCTCCATGAAAAGTCTGCTCCTTATCATTGTGGCCTATCTCCTCGGCTCCGTACCCTTTGGCGACGTCATAGCGAGGGTGAAAGGCATTGACTTGACGAAGGTCGGAAGCGGCAACATAGGCGCCACGAACGTCTTGCGTTCAGTCGGCAGGATGGCTGCAATCCTCACATTGATTGGTGATATAATGAAAGGGTCTCTGGCAGTTGCGGCGGCGAAATACCTGGTGAACGATCCGGTCGTTGAGGGGATTGTGGGGCTGGCGGCCATCGTAGGGCATGACTTTTCGATTTTTCTTCGACTGAAAGGAGGAAAGGGCGTTGCCACAAGCATCGGGGTCCTCCTCGTCTATTCCCCGAAGGCCGCTGTGTTCACGATCCTGCTCTGGCTGACGGTGGTGGTCATTTCACGGTATTCGTCTCTCGGCGCTCTCGTTGCCTTCGGCCTGCTGCCGGTCGCTATCCTTGTTGCGGACCCTGTGAGGTCGAAGGTGATCATCTCGGTATGTATTGCCGTGTTGGTTGTTCTCAAGCATGAAGCCAACATCAGGCGACTCATAAAAGGTATTGAACCAAGAGTGGGTGAGAAGGTTTGACAAAGAGGATCATCCTTATCCTGGCATTGCTGCTATCCTTTTCCGTTTTCGGAGGGAAGGGGTCTTTCTGGGGAACCGCCGTCTGTTACGGGGCAGAAAGCCTCTACGAGGAACGGCTCGACAAAGGCCTTTTCAATACCGACCCCTACTCGTACCTCCTTATTGAGAAGGCCCATGAAGAGAGGGACCGGGCAGAGGAACTCCTTGAGAGCGCCAGGAAATACTCGCCTGACCTGCCTGCAGTTTATTTCGAGCTTGCCATGGAGAGCGTTTCTCCGTCACTGAACGGCATGTTCGAAGGCATCGATTACTTCAGGCAGGGGCTGAAGGCCTACGAGAGAAATTTCTGGTGGTCCTTTAATCTCGCCGGGGTGGTCTCCTTGAGCATTATTGCTTCGTATCTCCTCTCCCTCTGTATACTCGTAGCGATACGATTCCCTATGGAATACCCGCTTCTTGCCCATGACATTCGCGAGGACAGAGCGAGGGTCGCTCTTCTTGCGCTGCCCTTCTTCCTTTCGCTCTTTGGTTTTCTCGTCTTTATTGCAGGCGTGCTCTTCCTTTTCGGGCTCTATTTCAGGAAGAGGGATAGGATTGTGGTGTACGGAGTATTTGTCTCGTTGCTCATATCTCCGCTGATCCTATGGGTCTCTGATACCCTTCTCTCCCCCCCCTCTCCTCAACTGAGGGCCATTGTTGCGGTGAATGAGGGGAGGGACAACCGGTACGCGCTGGAGAACCTGAAGGGTCATGACTTCGGCCAGGCCTTTTCCTATGCCCTTGCACTCAAGAGGGAAGGCAATTATGGGGCGGCCATAGCCACATACAAAAAACTGGCCGGGGAGGCTGACCCCCTCGTCTATAATAATCTCGGCAATGCTTACTACGCTGTGAAGGACTTGGATTCCGCCAAAGGGGCATACGAAAGGGCTCTCGGCATAAGGGAGCGGCCCGCACCCCTCTATAACCTCAGTCAGGTCTACCGGGAGACCCTTGATTTTGCAAAGGGAGACGAGTATTTCCTCAAGGCCGCAAGGCTTGACCGTGAGGCGGTTTCGAGCTTTGCGGCTATTTCAGGCAGAAACCCGAATCGCGTGGTCGTTGACGAACGTCTCCCGATGTCTGAGATCTGGAAGTATGCAGAAAGAAAAAGCGCCTCCCTTGGTCCCTCCGTTTTGCTTGCCGTGCTTATGATACCGGCGTTCTCCATGCTCAATCGGAAGATGAAGACCAGGGCTTACCGCTGCAGGCGCTGTGGAACAATTTCCTGCAGCAAGTGCTCGAAGGCTTTGACGTGGGGCGGAATGTGTCCGCAGTGTTACCAGTTCTTCGTGAAGGTCGAGGAACTCGATCCCCATGCGAGAATATCTCGTCTTGTGTCGATACACGAGGGTCAAACGAAGCGCAGGAGAATCCTGAAGCTTCTTTCTGCCTTTATACCGGGGACAGGGCAGATTTACGCGGGCAAAATTGTCATAGGGTTTCTCTTCCTGTGGCTCTTTCTCTTCTCTCTTGCCCTTATCGTGATGAGCAGACTCTCTTTTGTGGGCATCTTCCCTTATAGCCAGGGGTGGATGATACCTTTTGCCGTTCTTGGCCTGGTTCTGGCCTATGTGCTCTCTATTTTCAACGTCAAGAAAGGAATACGCAGAGGATGGCTCTAGAAGGATCGCTCTTAGATTTCGGTCTTGCCGATATCCTCCAGCTCATCTACTTCCAGAAGAAGACGGGGGTTCTTTCGCTCAACAGCCGCTTGGACAGGGTCCAGATCATCTTTAGTGAAGGCAATATCATAGCCGTTGAATCCCGCAAGAGACTGGAGGACAGCAGGCTGGGAAGGATACTCTTGAAGAAGGGGCTTCTCAAGGAGGAGGACCTTCGCGCGGCTCTTGAGGAGCACAAAAAGACGGGCGCAAAAATGGGTGATATCCTGGTGAGCCGGGGACTGATCGGAAAGGAAGACCTTACGGAAACCCTTCTCTCCCAGGTGACTGAGACGGTCGTTCAACTCTTTTCTTGGAAGGAAGGTACCTATGAGTTTCAGGTGCAACCAGTCAGTGCAGACCGCGATGTGCTCATAGCTCTTGATACGCAACACCTCCTCATGGAAGGACTGCGCATTGTGGATGAATGGGCCCTTGTCGAGGGCAAAATCGCCCTCGACATGGTCTTCAGGCAGACCGGAGGACCGGAGACCGCTCTGACCGAGGACGAGGAAACCCTTCTCAAATTCATTGACGGGGACAACGATGTGAGCATCATTATCGATCTCAGCGGGATCAGTGATTTTGAGGCCTCCAAGACCCTCCTTTCCCTCATGGAAAAGGGTCTCATCGAACTTGTCGAGGTCTCTCCGGTCGTCAAGGAGTCCGTAATCGCTCCTCCCGTTTCGAGGGAAAAACCGTTTGCAACATTTTTGCCTGTGGTCATTCTCGTCGGAGCATTTGTTGTTTCCCTGGGCATGTCTGCCCTAAAGAGAGACGGATCGTCGATTACGATCGGGTCTTTGGCTGCAGGCGATTTACTCAAGAGGCTCCAGACCGTTCGGGACATCGAGACACTCCGTTTCAGGGCAGAGGAGTATAAGTACCTTCATGGTTCATATCCTCCGGACCTTGGTCCTCTCGGGAGCGCAAAGGATGCATGGGAAAGGGCCTATCTCTATAAGGCTGAAAATGATAATCTGACCATTGTGAGCGCCGGGCCCGACGGTATCATGGGCTCGGAAGACGATATCCATTAATCAGGTGGCGTAGTGCCGGGATGAAGAAGGCAGTGGTCCTCCTCAGCGGAGGCGTCGACTCATCGACAACTCTCGCTCTCGCAAAGGCAGAGGGCTATGACCCTTATGCCCTGAGCTTTGATTATCATCAGAGACACCGGCGGGAGATGGAGTCCGCCGGCATGGTCGCATCAGCCTTCGGTGCCGTGAAGCATCTTGTGATAGCCTTTGACTTGAGCGAGATCGGTGGTTCAGCGTTGACTTCAGATATTGAAGTGCCGAAGCGAGGTTCAAACTCGATCCCTCGGCCTCACCCACTCATTCCTGTCACCTATGTCCCTGCCCGCAATACCATCTTCCTCTCCTTTGCGTTGTCCTGGGCCGAGGTCCTCGAGGCCGGGGACATCTTTATCGGCGCAAATGCTGTTGACTATAGCGGTTATCCGGACTGCCGGCCTGAGTATCTCGAGGCATTTGAGAAGATGGCAAACCTCGCCACCAGGGTATCCATTGAAGGAGGCATCAGGTTCAGGATAAGGGCTCCCCTCCTCTCCATGAGAAAGGCTGAGATCATAAAGAGGGGCGTTGCCCTTGGTCTCGATTACGGCCTCACCTGGAGTTGTTACGACCCCCGGGAAAGGCTGAGGGATGAAGGAGGAAAGATGAATGAAATCTACAAGGAAGGAAGAGGAGTGGTCCCCTGCGGAAGATGCGAAAGCTGCATCTTCAGGGCGAAAGGATTCCGGGAGGCGGGGGTCAGGGATCCTCTCCTGGAGCGGTGACGAAACAGCTTCCACCATTCGAAGGGAGGGGCAGTTTTTTCAGAGACTGCTTATCTCACGAGGATCGCTTCTTCCTGACCTTCTTCTTGATTTCAAGATCCAGGATTCCCTCCTCCGAGAGCACTCTCCGGTGAAATTCGCAATCAAAACAGAGATTCTTCTTCTCTGAAAAAAGAGACTTGCCGGCATGGCATGAGTAAGTGCCGACAAGTGCCCAGCATATCCTTCCTCCATTAATTCCACCGTTTATTCCGTCTGCCTGGGGATTTGCAGCTGCAGCGCAGACCCCGAGGTCCTTTGCCCTCTCTCCATTGATCTCCCTTCCGCACTTCATGAATTCCCAGCAGTTTATCCTGCTTTTCATTACGGCACCTCTCTTTCTCATCCTCACAGAATCTTTTATCATAGGGACAGTTTTGAGGTCAAATTAATAAAACAAATTCCCCCATTGATATTTCTTAAGGATTAGGCCCTTCCTCCCGTTGATGCCCTCGTGATTCCCGGTCCCTCAGATTTTAAAATATAAGCCTGTTCCGTCTACGGTTTCTTTCCCTGCCTTTCCTCGGGAAACCACAAAAACGTAGCTACAAAATTGTGGCAGCATACAAAAGTGTAGACATCTGTCCTTTCAGGTTTTCTTTCGAAACAAGGGAGTAGACGCTGGCACGGTTTTCGCTTGTTCGGAGGATAGGTGAAACACATGGAATCCCTGAAGGACAAGATCAGCGATATAGAGAGAGAGGAGATTGTTAATGCCCTGAGGGAGTGCAACGGGGTGATGGCGAGGGCGGCGAGAAAGCTCGGAATCACCGAAAGAATGATCGGCTACAAGGTCAAGAAATACGGGATCATGAAAGGGGAGGTGACCCATATCG
Above is a genomic segment from Thermodesulfovibrionales bacterium containing:
- a CDS encoding HAD-IIIA family hydrolase; translation: MEEKQRSLKEIAKNIKLLILDVDGVLTDGSIILDNDNNELKRFHVRDGHGIKMLVGAGMRVAIITGRYSQVVERRARELGITDIYQRCLVKTVAFDDLIEKLKVSSEEVAYVGDDVVDIPIFRRVGLPIAVSDAAEEAKDYALMITRNPGGRGAVREVCDLLLRSTGRWESIIGEYLEA
- the pgsA gene encoding CDP-diacylglycerol--glycerol-3-phosphate 3-phosphatidyltransferase, with protein sequence MRLNLPTLLTLSRIVVIPFFVMVTPYNPVLGAIIFSVASVTDFLDGYLARKTGQITTFGIILDPIADKFLVISALILLVDMARLSAWIAIVIIVREFLVTGLRAVALSKDIVIPAEVGGKLKTFCQITAILCLILDVNVFGFDLYDAGIIAIWIALILSVVSGFQYTLSFWKRI
- the plsY gene encoding glycerol-3-phosphate 1-O-acyltransferase PlsY, which encodes MKSLLLIIVAYLLGSVPFGDVIARVKGIDLTKVGSGNIGATNVLRSVGRMAAILTLIGDIMKGSLAVAAAKYLVNDPVVEGIVGLAAIVGHDFSIFLRLKGGKGVATSIGVLLVYSPKAAVFTILLWLTVVVISRYSSLGALVAFGLLPVAILVADPVRSKVIISVCIAVLVVLKHEANIRRLIKGIEPRVGEKV
- a CDS encoding DUF4388 domain-containing protein codes for the protein MALEGSLLDFGLADILQLIYFQKKTGVLSLNSRLDRVQIIFSEGNIIAVESRKRLEDSRLGRILLKKGLLKEEDLRAALEEHKKTGAKMGDILVSRGLIGKEDLTETLLSQVTETVVQLFSWKEGTYEFQVQPVSADRDVLIALDTQHLLMEGLRIVDEWALVEGKIALDMVFRQTGGPETALTEDEETLLKFIDGDNDVSIIIDLSGISDFEASKTLLSLMEKGLIELVEVSPVVKESVIAPPVSREKPFATFLPVVILVGAFVVSLGMSALKRDGSSITIGSLAAGDLLKRLQTVRDIETLRFRAEEYKYLHGSYPPDLGPLGSAKDAWERAYLYKAENDNLTIVSAGPDGIMGSEDDIH
- the queC gene encoding 7-cyano-7-deazaguanine synthase QueC; this encodes MKKAVVLLSGGVDSSTTLALAKAEGYDPYALSFDYHQRHRREMESAGMVASAFGAVKHLVIAFDLSEIGGSALTSDIEVPKRGSNSIPRPHPLIPVTYVPARNTIFLSFALSWAEVLEAGDIFIGANAVDYSGYPDCRPEYLEAFEKMANLATRVSIEGGIRFRIRAPLLSMRKAEIIKRGVALGLDYGLTWSCYDPRERLRDEGGKMNEIYKEGRGVVPCGRCESCIFRAKGFREAGVRDPLLER
- a CDS encoding helix-turn-helix domain-containing protein, translated to MESLKDKISDIEREEIVNALRECNGVMARAARKLGITERMIGYKVKKYGIMKGEVTHIDRSGERQ